In the Quercus lobata isolate SW786 chromosome 5, ValleyOak3.0 Primary Assembly, whole genome shotgun sequence genome, one interval contains:
- the LOC115991324 gene encoding uncharacterized protein LOC115991324 — protein sequence MGRSFFRKLLDDDSDEDEIIIKLLTGSTPQRKHRRYIERNHLAGHRRLYDDYFAEEPVYPPNLFRRRFRMRRSLFLRILSRVEAYEPYFTQKRNAAKKLGLSPLQKMTAALRMLAYGVAADFMDEYVRIAETTAITSLKKFVAAVVAIFSEEYLRSPNNEDIARLLAHGQNRGFPGMLGSIDCMHWKWKNCPTAWKGMYCGHIREPSIILEAVASYDLWIWHSFFGLPGSNNDINVLERSHVFSELAQRRAPAVNYSINGDDYTMGYYLTDGIYPQRSTFVKTIPRPLGAKRKLFAKAQEAYRKDVERAFGVLQARFAIVRGPARFFYHETLQDIMKACIILHNMIIEDERDEAEAVDLDYEQIDEISGTSMSREPTNEFTEFTQVHQCIRDREVHSQLQMNLVEHLWQLQGES from the coding sequence ATGGGTCGTTCTTTTTTTCGTAAATTGCTTGATGATGACTCAGATGAAGATGAgataattataaaacttctcACGGGTTCGACACCACAACGTAAGCATCGTCGGTATATTGAACGTAATCATTTGGCAGGCCATAGAAGGCTTTATGATGACTACTTTGCCGAAGAACCTGTATATCCTCCCAACTTATTTCGAAGGAGATTTCGAATGAGACGTTCTCTTTTTCTCCGAATCTTATCTAGGGTAGAAGCTTATGAACCTtactttacccaaaaaagaaatgctGCCAAAAAGCTTGGTCTATCTCCCCTTCAAAAGATGACCGCTGCACTTAGGATGCTTGCTTATGGAGTAGCGGCTGATTTTATGGATGAATATGTGAGAATAGCAGAAACCACTGCAATAActagtttgaaaaaatttgttgcaGCAGTGGTTGCTATTTTTTCAGAGGAATACTTGAGGTCACCAAACAATGAAGACATCGCTAGATTGTTAGCTCATGGCCAAAATCGTGGATTTCCAGGCATGTTGGGAAGTATTGATTGCATGCAttggaaatggaaaaattgTCCAACTGCATGGAAAGGGATGTATTGTGGTCATATTCGTGAGCCTAGTATTATTTTGGAAGCAGTGGCTTCATATGATCTTTGGATATGGCACTCATTTTTTGGGTTGCCTGGATCAAACAATGATATTAACGTGTTGGAGCGGTCTCATGTATTTTCTGAACTTGCACAAAGACGTGCTCCTGCAGTTAATTACTCAATTAATGGTGATGATTACACAATGGGATATTATCTTACCGATGGCATATATCCACAAAGGTCAACATTTGTGAAGACAATCCCAAGGCCACTAGgagcaaaaagaaaattatttgcaaaagcTCAAGAGGCATATAGGAAGGATGTAGAGCGTGCATTTGGAGTGCTTCAAGCACGATTTGCTATTGTACGTGGACCTGCACGGTTTTTTTATCATGAAACACTACAAGACATTATGAAAGCGTGCATAATTCTTCATAACATGATTATTGAAGATGAGCGAGATGAAGCTGAAGCAGTGGACTTAGATTATGAACAAATTGATGAGATTTCAGGTACATCAATGTCACGTGAGCCAACAAATGAATTTACGGAATTCACTCAAGTTCATCAATGCATTAGGGATCGAGAAGTTCATTCTCAACTCCAAATGAATCTCGTTGAGCATTTATGGCAACTACAAGGAGAGTCATGa
- the LOC115991325 gene encoding glutathione S-transferase T3-like, which produces MDSRNYSSFIDLVRGNINLEDEIFDVSESSPLLVEDSPVNDEVATSKKKQARGVNFSVEEDKLLVAAWLNTSVDPVYGNEQHKTTFYGKVAKYFMDHKTDSTHSVASLTTRWGTINRETVKFVGSLAKIEAKNESGTTAHDKIEKAKELFKELHGSVFQFEHCWLILKDYPKWASTMPRGDSRKEMPQTPDLIDQGVGVDGIMDLERPIGRKAEKANRKRKDDGQDIATEYLKKKMKVLEEGCVAEKERVRIKAEKVRLQELKENERIMMLDTSGMNEDQKAFYDGLKKEILAKQRSSHSLG; this is translated from the exons ATGGACTCAAGGAATTATTCATCATTCATTGATCTCGTACGGGGGAATATTAATCTTGAGGATGAAATTTTCGATGTATCTGAAAGTAGTCCCCTGTTAGTCGAAGATTCTCCAGTGAATGATGAAGTTGCCACTTCTAAGAAAAAACAAGCACGTGGTGTCAACTTCAGTGTTGAGGAAGATAAGCTGCTTGTAGCAGCATGGCTCAATACCAGTGTTGATCCTGTGTATGGTAATGAGCAACATAAAACAACATTTTATGGTAAAGTTGCCAAATACTTTATGGACCACAAGACTGATTCTACACATAGTGTTGCATCCCTAACAACCCGATGGGGAACAATTAATAGGGAAACAGTTAAATTTGTTGGGTCCTTAGCTAAGATTGAAGCAAAAAATGAAAGTGGAACCACGGCTCATGACAAG attgagaAAGCAAAGGAATTGTTTAAAGAACTTCACGGTTCCGTTTTTCAATTTGAACATTGTTGGCTAATCTTGAAGGATTATCCTAAGTGGGCATCTACTATGCCTAGGGGAGattcaagaaaagaaatgcCTCAAACTCCAGATTTAATAGATCAAGGAGTGGGGGTTGATGGCATTATGGATTTGGAGAGGCCAATAGGTAGAAAAGCTGAAAAGGCTAatcgaaaaagaaaagatgatggGCAAGATATTGCAACggaatatttgaaaaagaaaatgaaagttcTTGAAGAAGGTTGTgtagccgaaaaagagagagtacGTATCAAAGCGGAAAAGGTTCGCTTGCAAGAGTTGAAAGAGAATGAAAGAATTATGATGCTAGACACAAGTGGTATGAATGAAGACCAAAAAGCCTTTTATGATGGACTCAAAAAGGAAATCCTTGCAAAACAAAGATCAAGTCATTCGTTGGGTTAA